AGATAAACGAGGCGTTCGCCTCGGTCGTGCTCGCCTGGGAACGCGAACTGTCTGCGGACATGGCCCGGGTCAACCCCAACGGCGGAGCCATCGCGATGGGTCACCCTCTCGGGGCGACCGGAGCCGCGCTGGTGGCCAAGTCCGTGCACGAACTGGTGCGCGGCGGCGGCGAGCACGCGCTGGTCACCATGTGCTGCGGTGGCGGCTTGGGCACCGGCACTCTGCTGCAACGCATTTGAAGGCTCTGCGATGGCTGACTATGGCGTGAGATGCTAATGGCCGGGGATCACGAACTTGACGCGCCGCCATGGCGTCGGGTCGACGGCACCCTGATGGCCACCGCGCGCGGCGTCCGCAAGGCCTATGACCACGTCTTGGCCGATGTCGGACTGACTCTGCCTGAGGCCAGCCTGCTGGCGTACCTGGACGAGATCGAGCCGCAATCGCAGACCCAACTGGCACGACGGCTCGGTTCGGGACGAGCGGTGATGGGAGATCGCATCGATACCCTGGAGGCCAGGGGTGCCGTCTCGCGTCAGCCCGACCCCAACGATCGCCGGGTCTGGCTGGTGCACATCACCGACACGGGCCAGCAGCTGGTGGCCACCATCAACGAACTCGACCGCGTTCTGCGCGAACAACTTCGAGCGGGTCTATCCCGCGAGGACCGACATCGCCTGGCAGCCATCCTGATTCAGATCCAACAGAATCTTGTCGCGATCGCGGCAGCGAATGGCACCGACATGGAGGACCAATGAACGAGCCGGCACCGGAGCCTGCGGTCCCGACTGAGATCAACGAACAGGGCCTGGTGATCACGCTGAACCGTCCCGACGCGCGCAACGCGATCAACGGCGCGGAGGTGACCGGCGTGCTGGGCGCCGTCGCCCGGCCTGACCACGACAACGCATCGTCGGTGTTCGAGTTTCAGAAACCGTTGGTCAAGAAGGTATTTCGGTCGCAGGACGCCAAAGAGGGACCGCGCGCGTTTGCCGAGATGCGTAGGCGGCGCAGGACCGCGTCCTGAATCGTCACCGGTGCGGTCACCAATCGAGAGGAACTGTGATGTTGCGTTGGACCGAGGAACAGATGATGTACCGGCGGGCGGTACGACAGTTCGTGGAGAAGGTGGTGGCCCCGGCGCGGGAGGCGCTGGAGTTCGAGGGGTTGCCGCCATACGACATCTTGCGGCGCTTCTACAAAGAATTCGGTGTTGGCGAGAGCGCAATGCAGCGGTTCGAGGCGTCGCTTTCGGGTGGTCCCAGACCACCCCGCAATGCGGCTGAAAAGCTGATCCCGCTAGTCGAATTCGCCCGATGGTGCCCCGGGCTCGCGGTGGCTCTCGGGACGAGCATCGACCTGACCGCGGGCGCCATCCTGCGCGCAGGGACGCTAGAACAGAAGCGCCGCTGGGTTCCCGACCTGCTGACGCTGAAAAAGATCGGCGCCTGGGCAATCACCGAGCCCGGATCGGGATCCGATGCCTACGGCGGGATGCGCTCGACCGCAAGCCCCGTCGACGGTGGCTACCTGCTCAACGGGAGCAAGACGTTCATCAGCAACGGTCCTTATGCCGACACACTGGTGTTCATCTGCAAGCTGGACGATGGCTCGGGCACCCCGCACCGGCAGCGGCCCATCCTTACCTTTGTCTTGGACAGCGGCATGCCCGGGTTGGTGCAGAGCAAACCATTGCGCAAGATGGGTCAACACTCGTCACCGACCGGCGAACTGCACCTGCAGGACGTCTTCGTCGAAGCCGACCGATTGCTGCCCGGACCCGAACCTGCCACTGACATCCCGGAACCCAAGAACAGAGGCAGTTCCGGAGCCACTTCAACCTTCGCGATGGAGCGCGCCAGCATCGCCGCGTCGGCGTTGGGCATCATCGAACGCTGCCTGGAACTGTCGGTCGACTATGCCCGCACACGGGTCCAGTTCGGTAAGCCGATCGGCGATTTCCAGCTGATCCAGCTCAAACTCGCCAAGATGGAGGTCGCGCGCCTCAACACGGAAAACCTGCTGCTGCAGTATATGGCGATGGCGGATGCCGGAGTGCGACCCAGCCTGGCCGAGGCCTCGGCTGTGAAGCTCTATGCCGGTCAGGCCGCGATGGAGGTCGCCCTTGATGCTGTGCAGGTGTTCGGTGGCAACGGCTACATGTCGGAGAACCACGTCGAACAGCTGTGCCGCGACGCCAAGGTGCTCCAGATCTACGGTGGGACCGACGAGATCCAGGTCCGCACCATCGCCCGCGACCTGATCGCCGCGCGCGGCTAAGAAACAGGCAAGCGGAAGTCGCTGAGGAAAACGAGGCCGCCGACGCGCCCAACTCGGCGGCCAACGCGTCTCAGGCACCGGCAGCGGCCAGCATTGGTTGCGACCCGGCTCCGGCGAACATCAACGCCGAGTTGACCTCTGGGGGCAGCATCGCGAAATTTGGCAGCATCACGACTCCTCGACATGCGCCCACCGCAGCAACCACCTGCGCGGTGACTGCACCAACATTTGCCCTACCGGCACCGGATCGTAGCGAAATCGGCAAACCGCTGGTACCCGCTATTGGTTCGGCGGGCGGCCCGCGCCATGGCGCGCGTAGCGTCACCGGAGGAGTCAACCGAAGGGATCCTTGACATGACAGCGGCCCCACAGGAACAACCACCAACGGCGACACCCGACGTGGTGGTGCTTGGCGCGGGACCTGTTGGACAGAATGTCGCTGACCGTGCCCGGGCCGACGGCCTGCGCGTCGCCGTGGTCGAACGCGAACTCGTCGGGGGTGAATGCTCGTATTGGGCATGTGTGCCCAGCAAAGCATTGTTGCGCCCGGTTATCGCCATCTCCGACGCCCGACGAGTCGACGGCGCACGCGAAGCGGTCGATGGTTCCATCGGCGTTGCCGGCGTCTTCGGCCGCCGCGACCGCTACGTGAGCAACTGGGACGACACCGGCCAGGCCGACTGGGTGAGCGGAATCGGTGCGACGCTAATCCGTGGTCATGGGCGGTTGAACGGTCCGCGCCGGGTCGTCGTTTCCACGTCGAGCGGCCAGCACGTGGCGCTAACGGCCCGGCATGCCGTCGTCATCTGCACCGGAAGCCGGCCCGCACTCCCCGAACTGCCCGGGATCGCCGAAGCCCGGCCATGGACCAATCGCCAAGCCACCGCCAGTAGTACGGTGCCCGACCGGCTGGCCATTGTCGGTGGCGGCGGCGTGGGCGTCGAGATGGCAACCGCCTGGCAAGGATTGGGCGCGTCGGTGACGCTGCTGGCTCGGGGGGCTCGGCTGCTGCCCCGAATGGAACCGTTTGTCGGCGAACTCGTCGGCCGGGGACTCGCCGCCGCCGGCGTCGACGTCCGCGTCGGAGTATCGGTACGCGGGCTCCGTCGACCCGATCCCGGTGGGCCGGTGGTCCTCGACCTGAACTCCGATCTCGATGGCACCGCGCTGGAGGTCGACGAGGTACTCTTCGCGACCGGCCGCGCACCGCACACCGACGACATCGGCCTACAGACAGTGGGACTGACGCCGGGCAGCTGGCTGGACGTCGATGACACCTGTGCCGTGCACGGTGTCGAGGGCGGGTGGCTCTATGCCGCCGGCGACGTCAATCATCGCGCCCTGCTAACCCACCAAGGCAAATACCAGGCCCGGATCGCCGGCGCCGCCATCGGCGCCCGTGCCGCCCGACGTCCGCTGGACACCACGCCGTGGGGCGCGCATGCGACCACCGCCGATCAGGACGCGGTGCCGCAGGCGTTCTTCACCGATCCCGAAGCCGCCGCGGTGGGACTGACCAGCGAACAGGCCGCGCAGACCGGTCACCGGGTGAAGACGGTCGACGTCGAAATCGGCGATGTCGTTACGGGAGCCAAGCTCTTCGCCGACGGATATACCGGTCGGGCGCGCATGGTGGTCGACGTCGATCGGGGCCACCTGCTGGGCGTGACCATGGTCGGCCCGGGCGCCACCGAGCTACTGCATTCGGCCACCATCGCCGTCGCCGGGCGAGTGCCCATCGATCGCTTGTGGCACGCCATACCATGCTTCCCGACGATCAGTGAACTGTGGCTGAGACTTCTTGAAGCCTATCGAGATTCGGTTTATCTGCTGGTGTAGCCGCCGGGAAGTCGCACGGCTAACCGCCAAAGGAGATCCCGACCCGAGCACACCCGGGAGGCCATCGTGGTCAACCTGCCAGGGTTGGATCCGCGCTAGGCGGAAGCCTCGTCGAGCGGGGCGAGCTCGGTCACTGCGACCGGCTGGGTCAGCAATTCGGCGACCTGCGCCCGGTACCTCAGATAGTGCGCCGAACGACGGTGCTCGTCCAGAGCGTTGCGGCTGCGGTAACGCTCGAACAGCACCAGCTCGCCACCGTCGGCGCTCTCGTAAAGGTCGTAGCTGCGGCACCCGTCTTCGAGCCGCGATTGGTGGATCATTCCGTCCAGCAAGCCACGCAAGACCGTCCTGGCTTCCGGCCTGGGCGTTAACCGAGCGATCACCGCGATTGATCGTGACATGGACGACCCGTCCTCCCCTGCCCGTCTGCATAGACCCTTGACGTTATCTGTATAAGACGTTTTAATACGTCTTATGTTGTCTGTCAAGCTGGATTTGGACGCTGCTGATTTGCAGATCGCCCGTGGCAGTGTGCCGGCCAGCACCCAGCTAGCCGAGGCACTGCAGGCACAGATCGTCCAGCAGCGGCTGCCCAGCGGCGCGCGCCTACCCAGCGAGCGGGAGCTGATCGAGCGCTCCGGATTGAGCCGGGTGACCGTACGTGCGGCAGTCGGGATGCTGGAGCGACAGGGGTGGCTGGTTCGCCGCCAGGGTCTAGGCACGTTCGTCGCCGACCCGGTGAAACAGGAACTGAGCTGCGGGGTGCGCACGATCACCGAGGTGTTGTTGGACTCGGGCGTCACCCCGCAGGTGGATGTGCTGTTCCAGCACCGCGATGCCGCACCCAAACCGATCGCCGAGGCGCTGGGCCTTCCGGAGGTGGTGTGTATTCGGCGGCGTGTCCGCGCCGGTGACGAGCCCCTGGCCCTGGTCACCGCGTACCTGCCGCCGGGGCTGGGCCAGGCCGTCGAGCCGCTACTGTCGGGTGGACCGAGCACCGAAACCACCTACACGATGTGGGAGCACGGGCTGGGCGTTCAGATCGCCCGTGCCACCCACGAAATCCATGCAGCGGGCGCATCCAGCGAGGTGGCGGCGGCGTTGGATATCGCGGTGGGCTCACCGGTGTTGGTGCTCGAACGCACTAGCTACGGCACCGACGACAAGCCGCTCGAGGTGGTCGTATTCCACTACCGCCCCGAGCGGTACAGGTTCTCGGTCACGTTACCGCGGACAATTCCTGGACCGAGCGCCGGAATTATTGCGAGGTGAGAGCACACATGACCGCACCGACAATGAATGCACCCCACCTGGGTCTCATTTTGGCCCTGACGGTTAATGGGCTGGGGGTAAGCACTTACCGCGATATGGTTGCCGTCTCCCGGTCCGCGGAGGAATACGGATTCGATTCCGTGTGGTTGTGCGACCACTTCCTCACGACAAGCCCGGAGGATTACGCACAGGATTCCGGCGTCGGCGTCGGCGTCGGCGCCCATGCGGCGCACAGGGGCGCGCGCCCCCGGTCGCTGCCCCTGCTTGAGTGCTGGACGGCATTGACTGCGTTGGCCCGCGACACCACCCGACTGCGGCTGGGCACCAGCGTGCTGTGCAACTCCTACCGCCATCCTTCGCTGCTGGCGAAGATGGCGGCCACCTTGGACGTAATCTCGGAGGGCCGTCTCGATCTGGGACTGGGTGCCGGCTGGTTTCAGCGCGAGTTCGACGCCTACGGGATCCCGTTTCCGCCTGTGCGCGAGCGGGTTTCCGCACTCTACGAGTCGCTCCAGGTGATCAAGGCGGTGTGGACCCAGCCGAACCCCACCTTCTCCGGTGATTTCTATACCTTGAACGGCGCCATCTGTGATCCGCCACCGGTCCAGCGGCCGCATCCGCCGTTGTGGATTGGCGGTGAGGGCGACCGTGTGCAACGCATCGCGGCCAAGTCCGCTTCGGGCCTGAACATGCGTTGGTGGTCACCGCAGCAGGTAGTCCAACGAAAGCCCTTTCTGACCCAGGCATGCGAGTCGACCGGGCGTGACCCGAACACCCTGCGGCTGTCGGTGACGGTCATGCTCGCACCCACCCACTCCAGTACGGACGAAACCCGAATTCGTGCTGAATTCGCGTCCCTCCCCGAGTCGGGGCTCATTGTCGGGCCCCCCGACAGGTGCGTAGAGCGCATCCACGAATACCAACGCTGCGGCGTCGAGTATTTCCTCTTCACTATTCCACACGTAGTGCAGTCCGAATATCTTGACGTTGTCGGCCACGAGATCATTCCACTGCTCAAATGAACGACATCGATCAATTTCTCGCGCCCACCGAGTACCTCGACGCGGACCATCCACTCATTTGCGAGAAAGCGGCAGCCCTGGTGCGAGGCTGCGGATCAGATATCGAGCGGGTTGGACGGATCTACCTCTACGTGCGCGACCTGCCGTACGACGTCCTTGCATCTTTTCGCTACCTCGCACGGGGACAGCACCGCGCCAGCGACGTCATCGACCATGGGGTCGCCTTCTGCATGGGCAAGGCGAGCTCTTTTGTTGCCCTGTGCCGAGCCGCGGGCGTCCCCGCCCGCATCGCGTTCCAGACGCTGCAATCCACGGAGAAAGAATTTCTCTCCCCGCAAGTACGCGCTTTGTGGGGCGCCAAGCCGGTCAGACCCTTCCCGTGGCACTCCCTAGGCGAGGCCTACCTGGGCCGGCGATGGGTCAAGCTGGACGCCACCATCGACGCACCCACTGCCGCCCGCCTCGGCAGGCCCTACCGGCAGGAATTCGACGGCATTACCCCGATCCCGACGGTGGAGGGCAACATCCTGCGTGAAAACGGCAGTTTCGCCGACTACCCCACGGCAGTCGCGCAATGGTACGAGCGAATCGCCCGGTCGGTCCTGAAAGCGTTGCAGTCACCGGAAATGCACGCATTGGTAGCAGCCGACGACGAGCTGTGGGCCGGTCCCCCGATCGAATTCGCTGACGCCACTCCCCGAGAGTGAATCTCGCGGCGCGGCGCGGACGCCGCGCGTCACTCAGGAAATTCTCAACTTATTCTTCGGAACCGGGTTCCCCGCTCATAGGAATCGCCAAGGCGACGGCGTCACCATAGGGTCATGACCGAGTCATTGGGTGAGCCGTTGGGCACCAGCCTGATCGAACGCTACCTGCGCACCCGCGGACGGCGGTACTTCCGCGGCCACCACGACGGCGAATTCTTCTTCGTCGCCGTCGCCCACCCCCGGCGGCTGCACGTCCATCTGGAGATCGCTCCCGCATACCGCGACGTGTTCTCGATAAGGGTCGCTCCCGCGTGCTTTTTCCCGGCCGCCGACCACGGCCGGTTGGCGGAGATCGCCGACACGTGGAACCAGGAGAGCCGCGATGTCACCGCGATCGTGCACGGGTCCTCCGATCCGCAGCGGATCGGCGTGGCCGCAGAGCGGTCCTTGATCGCCGACCGCGTCCGCTTCGACGATTTCGCTACCTTCGTCGACCGCGCCATCGCGGCCGCAATCGAGCTCTTCGGTGGGCTGACGGCCGACGGGATACCTTCGACCGAACAACCGTGGCTGCGAGACGCCGGGTGAGCTGATAGCCACACCGCGGAGTTCCTAGGCCGCCAGAACGGCATCCAACGCTGAATAGAACAG
The nucleotide sequence above comes from Mycobacterium decipiens. Encoded proteins:
- a CDS encoding TIGR03619 family F420-dependent LLM class oxidoreductase, with product MNAPHLGLILALTVNGLGVSTYRDMVAVSRSAEEYGFDSVWLCDHFLTTSPEDYAQDSGVGVGVGAHAAHRGARPRSLPLLECWTALTALARDTTRLRLGTSVLCNSYRHPSLLAKMAATLDVISEGRLDLGLGAGWFQREFDAYGIPFPPVRERVSALYESLQVIKAVWTQPNPTFSGDFYTLNGAICDPPPVQRPHPPLWIGGEGDRVQRIAAKSASGLNMRWWSPQQVVQRKPFLTQACESTGRDPNTLRLSVTVMLAPTHSSTDETRIRAEFASLPESGLIVGPPDRCVERIHEYQRCGVEYFLFTIPHVVQSEYLDVVGHEIIPLLK
- a CDS encoding dihydrolipoyl dehydrogenase family protein, which translates into the protein MTAAPQEQPPTATPDVVVLGAGPVGQNVADRARADGLRVAVVERELVGGECSYWACVPSKALLRPVIAISDARRVDGAREAVDGSIGVAGVFGRRDRYVSNWDDTGQADWVSGIGATLIRGHGRLNGPRRVVVSTSSGQHVALTARHAVVICTGSRPALPELPGIAEARPWTNRQATASSTVPDRLAIVGGGGVGVEMATAWQGLGASVTLLARGARLLPRMEPFVGELVGRGLAAAGVDVRVGVSVRGLRRPDPGGPVVLDLNSDLDGTALEVDEVLFATGRAPHTDDIGLQTVGLTPGSWLDVDDTCAVHGVEGGWLYAAGDVNHRALLTHQGKYQARIAGAAIGARAARRPLDTTPWGAHATTADQDAVPQAFFTDPEAAAVGLTSEQAAQTGHRVKTVDVEIGDVVTGAKLFADGYTGRARMVVDVDRGHLLGVTMVGPGATELLHSATIAVAGRVPIDRLWHAIPCFPTISELWLRLLEAYRDSVYLLV
- a CDS encoding MarR family winged helix-turn-helix transcriptional regulator; this encodes MAGDHELDAPPWRRVDGTLMATARGVRKAYDHVLADVGLTLPEASLLAYLDEIEPQSQTQLARRLGSGRAVMGDRIDTLEARGAVSRQPDPNDRRVWLVHITDTGQQLVATINELDRVLREQLRAGLSREDRHRLAAILIQIQQNLVAIAAANGTDMEDQ
- a CDS encoding putative quinol monooxygenase; this encodes MSRSIAVIARLTPRPEARTVLRGLLDGMIHQSRLEDGCRSYDLYESADGGELVLFERYRSRNALDEHRRSAHYLRYRAQVAELLTQPVAVTELAPLDEASA
- a CDS encoding GntR family transcriptional regulator — translated: MLSVKLDLDAADLQIARGSVPASTQLAEALQAQIVQQRLPSGARLPSERELIERSGLSRVTVRAAVGMLERQGWLVRRQGLGTFVADPVKQELSCGVRTITEVLLDSGVTPQVDVLFQHRDAAPKPIAEALGLPEVVCIRRRVRAGDEPLALVTAYLPPGLGQAVEPLLSGGPSTETTYTMWEHGLGVQIARATHEIHAAGASSEVAAALDIAVGSPVLVLERTSYGTDDKPLEVVVFHYRPERYRFSVTLPRTIPGPSAGIIAR
- a CDS encoding transglutaminase-like domain-containing protein, giving the protein MNDIDQFLAPTEYLDADHPLICEKAAALVRGCGSDIERVGRIYLYVRDLPYDVLASFRYLARGQHRASDVIDHGVAFCMGKASSFVALCRAAGVPARIAFQTLQSTEKEFLSPQVRALWGAKPVRPFPWHSLGEAYLGRRWVKLDATIDAPTAARLGRPYRQEFDGITPIPTVEGNILRENGSFADYPTAVAQWYERIARSVLKALQSPEMHALVAADDELWAGPPIEFADATPRE
- a CDS encoding acyl-CoA dehydrogenase family protein, which gives rise to MLRWTEEQMMYRRAVRQFVEKVVAPAREALEFEGLPPYDILRRFYKEFGVGESAMQRFEASLSGGPRPPRNAAEKLIPLVEFARWCPGLAVALGTSIDLTAGAILRAGTLEQKRRWVPDLLTLKKIGAWAITEPGSGSDAYGGMRSTASPVDGGYLLNGSKTFISNGPYADTLVFICKLDDGSGTPHRQRPILTFVLDSGMPGLVQSKPLRKMGQHSSPTGELHLQDVFVEADRLLPGPEPATDIPEPKNRGSSGATSTFAMERASIAASALGIIERCLELSVDYARTRVQFGKPIGDFQLIQLKLAKMEVARLNTENLLLQYMAMADAGVRPSLAEASAVKLYAGQAAMEVALDAVQVFGGNGYMSENHVEQLCRDAKVLQIYGGTDEIQVRTIARDLIAARG